TGTTCATTTCAATCGGAGTATCCGCCATAAGCTTTCTACCAATGCGCAAACCGCGCACGGTGTAAAGCTTACGCATTTGCCGCCTGTAAAATTGCGTCTCCGCCATTGCCACGACGTGGCAATCAAGGATGCAACGGCACGTTGCCTCAGCCGCCGACGCGGACGACGCGATAGCCGCGCTGGGCGAGCTCGGGCTCGACGGCATCGCGGACGTCGCCCTGTAGCTCCACGGTCTTGCCCTGGACTTTGCCGCCGCAGCCCAGGCGCGTCTTAAAGTGTTTAAGCATCGCATCGAGCTCCTGCGGGCCGGTGGTGTTCATGCCTTCGCCGGAAATAATGGTAACCACTTTTCCGCCACGCCCGCCTTTCTGGCGTTGCAGGTCCACGCGGCCACGTTTCTTGACTTTGGCCGGAGCGGGGGTGGGCTTGGGCGCGGGGGCTGGTTTCTTCGGGGCATCGGGCAGGCCTTCACCGCTCAGTGCGCCAAATGGGTTGGCGTCCAGGCCGTTGCCGCCGTCGGTGGAAA
The genomic region above belongs to Cerasicoccus sp. TK19100 and contains:
- a CDS encoding translation initiation factor — translated: MSKKQRISTDGGNGLDANPFGALSGEGLPDAPKKPAPAPKPTPAPAKVKKRGRVDLQRQKGGRGGKVVTIISGEGMNTTGPQELDAMLKHFKTRLGCGGKVQGKTVELQGDVRDAVEPELAQRGYRVVRVGG